NNNNNNNNNNNNNNNNNNNNNNNNNNNNNNNNNNNNNNNNNNNNNNNNNtatatatggatgtactctttatgagtttctGTAAGTTGTATGGCATGTATGGATGTACGTTGTATAGCAAAAGTATTCTTGGGAGCggtattgcggtttaaagttttaaacaggctcatattttagtattaaatagtataagtgttgtcgtaatgtccgagttatcagagttgcgcagccggaagcgtaaGTCTTGGTAGTTAGAGTGTTACACATATTTCTCAATCCCCTTTCATACGCATAATgattaactatttttattttaaatggtgatgttttaatttttcttttctttcgcgtatttttatacatttgcaagaaaagtaaaatcatGTATTgtgactctttttctttttccatgctTTAATCTTAATTAATCAATCTTGTGTATacacaatataattaaatttttaatcactTTAGTATATTGATGAATTACATCTCTCTTAATAATTGTATTATATTACTAATCTGAAatacaaacaataaaaaatgtgaTACATATATCCAaggaaaaaaaacttaaaataaaaaaagaaagaaatttcatattaaaaaattaaaaaataacatatccaATAAGAATagtcataatatataaattgagacaacaattaaaatttttctaaaactaatttaatcaaatactaatattagAACTAAATTAGAATCCGTACAAATTCAGACCATCTTCTTGTTAAAATTGTCAAACTAAAttgacttttatttttctcaatgacATTGCATTGATGCACCAGAAGGCCGGTAGTTTCTGAAAAAATCACagtatgttataaaattattttaatacaaaagtttatgagaagaaaatttaaatatagtaCCAATCTTTGAAATTGCATCTTTAAATTTGAATGAATTTTTCAACATTGAacctaaattgaaaaaattcaattttattagaTGCTCCACTTTGAATATTTTCAGACAAACGTAGAAAGCGTGGAGGGAATGAAACTTGAACTTGACCTACAAAGCTCCTTGAAAACAATTACTCAATCAAAGAAGAATAAcaaattagaaaaaaagaatGCTTTACCTGTTAGATTTAGACTCACAAATCGCAAAAGGAACACTATATATAACCTAGGTTAGtagtacaaaaataattatagaaattaattattgataacaATATCAACTTACCACTATTAACGTTGGTATCATATTTATGGCAATTAgtagtaaaaaaataactatagaaattaattattgatatcaatATCAATTTACCACTATCACGTTAGTATCGTATTTATGGCAATTAGAattatagaattatttttattttttcatttttaattattgatatcttaatctttttaaaaatatgttttgcttttttaaaatataacgtGTGCATGTGCTGTTTagacctttttttttattattattattattattattattattattattataagtattttttaatataaaataaaatttatttatctgaTTGTNNNNNNNNNNNNNNNNNNNNNNNNNNNNNNNNNNNNNNNNNNNNNNNNNNNNNNNNNNNNNNNNNNNNNNNNNNNNNNNNNNNNNNNNNNNNNNNNNNNNNNNNNNNNNNNNNNNNNNNNNNNNNNNNNNNNNNNNNNNNNNNNNNNNNNNNNNNNNNNNNNNNNNNNNNNNNNNNNNNNNNNNNNNNNNNNNNNNNNNNNNNNNNNNNNNNNNNNNNNNNNNNNNNNNNNNNNNNNNNNNNNNNNNNNNNNNNNNNNNNNNNNNNNNNNNNNNNNNNNNNNNNNNNNNNNNNNNNNNNNNNNNNNNNNNNNNNNNNNNNNNNNNNNNNNNNNNNNNNNNNNNNNNNNNNNNNNNNNNNNNNNNNNNNNNNNNNNNNNNNNNNNNNNNNNNNNNNNNNNNNNNNNNNNNNNNNNNNNNNNNNNNNNNNNNNNNNNNNNNNNNNNNNNNNNNNNNNNNNNNNNNNNNNNNNNNNNNNNNNNNNNNNNNNNNNNNNNNNNNNNNNNNNNNNNNNNNNNNNNNNNNNNNNNgtaattataataaagacagtttcttaaattagtataattatgtatcattcattaatactaattataatataattatattaattaaatatattttttaaaaataaatttagaagagcgAATAGTGCAATAatcattttggaggaaaaatggATTAACGAAAAAGTGACACCTCACCATTCATTATAAGTCGGGAAaacccagttttagtatattaagtagatagatAGATTCGACTATAAACACTATAGATCGATTATCAATAATAAGTACCAAAGCAAATCTTAATGCCCTAATATgctattatttttcatttaagtaaAATATTCGAAGAATATAACCGTTGATACCTTGTCCCAAATATAAAAAGGAGATAAAAAATTGTCTTTGATATACAGatatacaaaatttattattcactCACTAACTTGAGTATTGGAATACTTTTTACAGATATCTATTCCCTTTGTTCTCTTAGTGCCGAGTATAACTTGCCTCGACAAAAAACTTGCAGATACTTGCCTCAGAACAGACTATATCGCAATCATCCTTTATAAaaacaatattaataaattattgattaaatttagtTACCAAAATAATTTGGTTATATAACATCACTGTTTATATTTTacacaaaataattttgtttgatttgcgaatatatattaatatcatgatggaaaaaaattttattggaaAAATTGGTCATACTATAATGTAATATtccaaactcaaataaaatatttttaaacataaatatttcacgaatatagttaaaaaaaaaacagaaatggTGAGATTAACATGATGATTGTTGCATTCTAACTTTTGTTTAACCTGTCCGAAAATTTCTACCCAACCATTATAAAAAAGGATCACTAGATTGGAGAAAAGAACAAAATAGAGAGAGAAGCATCCAAGTATAGAACAATTTATCGTTACTCATCAAAGCCACATGGACAAGAAATGCAGAGTATGGGAAAGAAAATGACCCGAAAACTGACCCTTAATTGCACAACATAACCTTGCACCAAAACcgagaaaaagataaattagatCTCACTTCGATTTCGATTAAAACCCAATAACTCATCGCCAGCAAGCAACAGTTAGTCACCACGTTCACTCACTCCCACATTCTCGTTAAATTTAAGGTAACTAAAACTAACACAACACCCAATAAATATCTAATAGTATCAGTGATAAACTAATAATTCCAATATCATGGAACAaacttaaattataataattaatattatggtGCGAAATTGAAAATTTCAGCTTTTACTTTTCGGCCAGAAGCGTGTGTAATGTTTAGTGGCGTGGAAATTGACTGGTCTGGTTGATGACATTCCGTTTAATAAGTTTCTTGTTATTTTGTGCTGCATTTTTCTGCTTTCTCCCCAAACCTTGGTCAGATCCGCGAATCCATCTCTACAAAAGCACAACGAACAACGCTCTTTCCATTCAGACATTACTACAAACACATACCGAGCTATTCTAtgctctcttctctttctctttaatTCCTTCTGTTAATCAGCTTTGTTGACTCTTCTTCTTCAGTTCTTCGCTCGCATTACCGCACCCTTCCCTATTTGTTTATTTCTCCCATAAGGTGCTTATCTACGTCGTCGTTTTAGTCAACTATGAGTCTACGGGCttctttataaattttgattagTGATTCTGTGGTTTCTTGATCTTGCTTCATTGGTTACGTATCGCAGATCCGTGTTTGGTATTCAGTTATAGAGTTactcttcttttttcattttttgctcctgttgtttttattgtttgttTATGCGTTGAGGACAAATTGCAGTTTCATATCTGCTTAGGTTAGCAAAAATGGATCttattttgctttgattttaattttgttatttttaaataaaaagccGAATACCATGTTTTGAGTTTGAGGATGTTGGATTGAATCGTTAAATTCAATGTTCGTGTCTTGTTTCGGACATTGTAACCCCCTCCTGTCTCTTCTTTTGGTTTTATTTTACCCGTAAGAAACCCAGAAAATcagtgaattttaaatttattccgGACCTATTTTCCTGGGCAATGAAATTTAGACatagatttatttatttctcaaCTGGATCGATATCAAATCTGTGGGCTGTgccaaaaagagaaagaaaagaattaaCTAGTGGTTTTTCTGATAACTTTTACTTTTCCACGCAGATAAATCCACTGGATTTGGAAACTAGTGATACATTGTGAACTCACTGAAAGTGTGGAAAGAATCCAGTCATAAGTCTTAATAGTTAACACTAGATACTGTGGTTCAAGCAACATGTCTACAGCAACCAAGGGTGATAGGAAGGCCACCCTTGACGCAGCATCATGGATGTTCAATGTGGTATCATCTGTGGGAATCATCATTGTGAATAAAGCTCTCATGGCTAACTATGGTTTCAGTTTTGGTATAGCCTCATCATCACtatctttttttccttatttcattCATTTTGCCTTCCACACCTAACTTCATTATATGCTTTTATTGCTCATGCCACATGCCTAGTAAAGCGTATTCatcttttgaatttattataaattcatAAACAGACCTGTTATGATATTCACCTAAATTAATGTTTTATTCAACAACCACCAGTTCTTCTGAATTTCAGAAGATCTGGGAAGAACAGACCCCAGCCTTTTCTTTTTACGATCCAACAAATTTGTGGTAGGGCTCAAGAGAAAGGCATTCATAGtttgcatggttttgttattaAGGCTGATATGTATTATTGTTTAAATGTTTGTCTATGTCTTACAACTGCAGCAGCCAAGTGCTGAGAatagtgctagatggttaaataaaaatcttggTATTAACACTGACCAAATAAGAATGTAATTTATGTTTTCTCTACTCCAGTCCTGACATTGTATATTATTGTCATATAATGGTTCTATTATGCAGCTACGACCTTAACTGGCCTCCATTTTATCACAACCACCTTGCTGACTTCCATTCTTAAGGGGATGGGATATATCCAGAGTACTCAACTTCCAATTTCTGATCTCATCAAGTTTGTTTTATTTGCTAATTTTTCCATTGTCGGAATGAATGTGAGTTTAATGTGGAACTCTGTTGGTTTCTATCAGGTAATTTTGTGCATTTGGTACAAAAGTATTACATCTTTTACTCTATGCTATGGTAAAGGTAAGTATTTATAATGGCCTGTTCTTTGAAAATGATATTTCAGATCGCTAAGTTGAGTATGATTCCAGTATCTTGTTTGCTGGAAGTTGTCTTTGATGATGTGCGATATTCAAGGGACACAAAGCTAAGCATTTGTTTGGTACTCCTTGGTGTTGGTGTCTGTACTGTCACTGATGTGAGCGTCAATATGAAGGGCTTAATAGCTGCTGTGGTGGCAGTCTGGAGCACCGCACTTCAGCAGTATGTAAGTAACATATTAACGCTATCAAATGCTGAATCTCAATTAGGAGAAAGAAACTGAGgaaatttgaatttcttgtCATCAAGGTGGTTAAAAAATTGGTGAATTTGCACTTTTAGTTGCACAATACTTGTTGTTGACATTCATGTATGCACAAATTAATGAGACctaaaactgaaaaagaaagaaaaaaaaagaaaagaaaagaaaaggtgtTTGCAGTATTTGTTCTTCTTAAACTCGAGTTATGTTGATTTATATTCTAAATCCGCTTATTTCATTTGGTTTTCTTGATGTTGATCTTGTTGAGCTTATAGTTAGTTCTATTTTGTGTAGTATGTGCATTTTCTACAGAGGAAGTACTCTCTTGGATCGTTTAATTTGTTGGGCCATACTGCACCGGCACAGGCCGCAAGTTTACTGTTAGCAGGTCCCTTTGTGGACTATTGGTTGACAAACAAACGAGTTGATGCTTTCAACTACGGTCTGGCGTCTACTGTAAGTTTCTCTCAGTTTATTTATATGACCATGGTTTAATCTTGACGAATTTGTAATGCAGTGAAAGTTCAAACCAAAGGTTTACAAGTAGTATCTAGTTTGTCCAAGTAGAGGCATGAGATAAGCTCTGAAATAAAACTGTGTTGTGAAATAAAACTCCTGTGCACATTTTTCTACTCTTCTTCTAAAATGTTTAGAGCTGAAAAGGCTGATCCTGAAACTCTCAATAATTCTTTCTTATGTAGCTTgcttgctttataatcgggacATTTTTCTATTCCTTTAAATTCTTATACATGCTTAGTATGACTTCAAAAAATTCCCTCATAAATCTCTGGAGGAGAGTCTATGCTTTTAAATTGCCTGCGTTATACTTTCTGCCATAATACTAAAATTGATCTGCTCTGTGTGCCTGCAGCTGTTCATCGTTCTGTCTTGCACTATCGCGGTAGGAGTAAACCTTAGTCAGTTCATCTGCATTGGCCGGTTTACTGCCGTAACATTCCAAGTCCTTGGCCATATGAAGACTATTCTAGTTCTTATCTTGGGATTTGTTTTCTTTGGAAAAGAAGGCCTCAATCTACATGTAGTTATAGGCATGCTCATTGCCATAGTTGGAATGATCTGGTACGGCAATGCATCTTNTTCCTACCACTACCAAAACACAAGATTATAGTGCAGTTCCAGTATCAtctgaacctgatgaagaggcATAGAAATTTTAGTGCATGTTCAAGAAAAGAGATAAATGTGGGGGTGTAACGTTTTGGTGATGTTCATGGCAGGTGCTCTTTGTGTCAACtgattcatttttctttcatctaGAAGggatttattttgttattgataGAATCATGCACAATCATATATCTCTGGTTTTTTGTGTACTTAACTATAGTGGAAGCTAAGGACACATTGAACGGGTTCATTTGCGaaataatgttaattttttcCAGCATAGAAGTTGGTAAACTGTACTTTTAATACTGGATTCACAAAAAAAGCAATCCTTAATTCCTTATTCACTTTTCAAACGGATTGCCATTGTTTGTTCTGGCCTATATCATGAAAAagtttcattttaatttattacattGCATATATAGTTAATATCCCTATTTTAGCTATTATTCGGATATGAAGCTTGGAGGTTTGGACTATCTTCCGTGTTTAAGCTTTACATTAATAGTCAACGGAAGAATATTCCTAACAAAGTATATATTCTATTACACCGtccaacaaattaaaaaaaaatcattacaaTGTCTGAATGGCAAGTGACACGTGTTATATTACCGATCCATAATAAGCGCCTAAGTCATTTCACGTAACTGTAAAGTAAGATAGATAAAGAATAACAGACTGCTGAATGACCACGTAATCTTGAATAATGAAGTCCTTTTcattactaatttaattttttcagtCTGATCAGCATGGGCAGCAGAATACTTTCGAGTTACGTTCttcagaaagaaaaagcaaatcgtcattttaattttaatacatgagacatcaaTGCTCAATGCAGGACAAGCTTTATGTTATGAATTATGGATGGTTTGTTTCTGCAGGACAAGTCAACAGGCTAATAATGCATTCTTGCGAAgaacaattgaaaaaaaaaaaaatggaaccCAAAATTGATATTTATAGCACCTGCATCTGTCCTAACTAGAAGCAAACAAAAGGATTT
The genomic region above belongs to Arachis duranensis cultivar V14167 chromosome 3, aradu.V14167.gnm2.J7QH, whole genome shotgun sequence and contains:
- the LOC107480330 gene encoding UDP-rhamnose/UDP-galactose transporter 6 (The sequence of the model RefSeq protein was modified relative to this genomic sequence to represent the inferred CDS: added 24 bases not found in genome assembly), producing MSTATKGDRKATLDAASWMFNVVSSVGIIIVNKALMANYGFSFATTLTGLHFITTTLLTSILKGMGYIQSTQLPISDLIKFVLFANFSIVGMNVSLMWNSVGFYQIAKLSMIPVSCLLEVVFDDVRYSRDTKLSICLVLLGVGVCTVTDVSVNMKGLIAAVVAVWSTALQQYYVHFLQRKYSLGSFNLLGHTAPAQAASLLLAGPFVDYWLTNKRVDAFNYGLASTLFIVLSCTIAVGVNLSQFICIGRFTAVTFQVLGHMKTILVLILGFVFFGKRKASIYM